The sequence CCAGCTTTCCACCCGGTACTTTAAAGCTGGACAAGCGATGCTGAATATAGCGGCCGCGCCAGACCATCAGGACGGGGAAAAGGCCGAGCAGTGTGACAACCCCAAAAGCACCCGCATATTCCAACGCATTTAAGAAAGCGCGTGGATCGATAAGCGTCAATAATAACGGAGGGGCAAAAGACAGTAAATAGAGAATCAACCGTCCCTTTCGTGTTTTTTGAATATTCAATCCATCCGCTAAGAAATCTCTTAAGCTCAACGATACGCCTAAAAAAGACGTCACGATGGCAAATAGGGAGAAAAAGCGAGCCAGCAAGGACAACTCCGACCGGCCAAGCAAATGGCTTAGCAACGTTGCGCCATCCAATCCCTTTTGATAGCCCGCCACTAGGCCGTTTTCTCCATAAAGAGGAACAATGCCCAGTGCAATAAGCTCCCAGCTGATATAAACTAAAAGGGGGACTAAGCTTCCGATCCAAATAACTTGTCGAATTTGTCTGACATCGCGATGCAAGTAATCTGTCAAAGTCGGGATAATGATGTGAAAGCCAAAAGAGGTCGATACGATTGAGACAGCTATCCCTAGCGCCGCCCAATTGGCTTGCTGCAATAAATCCATCTGCACATCGGGCATCAAAAAACCGACCATGAGAATATACGTGATCACTAATCCCAGCATCAATAGACGGTTGGCATAGTCGACCGAGCGTGCGCCTTTATAGACAAAAAAACCAAAGATCAGCAGAAGGGGAAATGGGCTGGCCCACACAGGCATTTGCCAGCCTGTCAAGCTATAGATAAAATCGATGAAAATGGGACCGCTGCCGGCAATGTAGGCTGTCGTCAAAGAGTACAATAAAAATAAGTAAACGATCCAGCTAAGGATTTGGCCACCCTTGCCAAGCGTTTGCCTAGCCATCGTAATCAGATTGGTCTGCTCCCCCATCCACAAGTTAACCTCTAACATGAGGAAAGCCGTAAAAG is a genomic window of Candidatus Protochlamydia phocaeensis containing:
- a CDS encoding amino acid permease; this translates as MNDIHRLIGGVLLVAGTTIGAGMLALPVATGLAGFVPSIVLFIGYWLYMTFTAFLMLEVNLWMGEQTNLITMARQTLGKGGQILSWIVYLFLLYSLTTAYIAGSGPIFIDFIYSLTGWQMPVWASPFPLLLIFGFFVYKGARSVDYANRLLMLGLVITYILMVGFLMPDVQMDLLQQANWAALGIAVSIVSTSFGFHIIIPTLTDYLHRDVRQIRQVIWIGSLVPLLVYISWELIALGIVPLYGENGLVAGYQKGLDGATLLSHLLGRSELSLLARFFSLFAIVTSFLGVSLSLRDFLADGLNIQKTRKGRLILYLLSFAPPLLLTLIDPRAFLNALEYAGAFGVVTLLGLFPVLMVWRGRYIQHRLSSFKVPGGKLALGLAFVVSLTVITLEVVNKGGWIVNKPHLETVHNRK